CAAACCGTCTATCTTTCCTCCGAGCCCTATTACGATCTTCCTCAAAAACCTGTCCGATATATCCATGACTCTGCGCCAAAGAATTGTCTGGGGGTCTATATCAAGGGGGTTGCCCTTGAGAATTGTATTGTCCAGGAAAGCCGAGCAGAGATTGTGAGCTATACTGACCGCATGAACGTCGCCTGTCAGGTGGAGGTTGAAGTCTTCCATCGGCAGAACCTGCGAGTACCCGCCGCCTGCCGCTCCGCCCTTTATGCCGAAAACAGGACCCAGCGAGGGCTGGCGTATGCATGTGCAGGCCTTTTTTCCTATTTTATTGAGCCCCAGCGAAAGTCCTATTGTGCTTACCGTCTTGCCTTCTCCGAGAGGAGTCGGGGTGATTGCGGTAACGTCTATGTACTTGCCCGACGGTTTATCCTTGAGTTCGTCAAGTATCTCCAGTTTTATCTTCGCCTTGTAGTCACCGTGCAGTTCAAGATACTTCCGGGAAATACCGGCTTTCTCCGCGATTTTCTCAATCGGTTCGATTTTACAGCTTGGCGCAATTTCTAAATCACTCTTCATTTGTCCCCCTGCCTTCTCGGCCGGCCACCGTAGAGGTGACCCTAAAGTTTCTCATTCACAAGACCATTCGCGGTTATGCGGTTTTCATCAATTTCTTTTTTCCACACGCTGATTTTCTTTCTTGTCTCCGTTATAAAATCCGCGTCCTTTATGCTTTTCAGGTTTATCTCAACGTTAAGAAGCGCGCTTTCAAAAGCCGCCGGGATAAGATTCACCGCTACCCCCACATCGGTTATCAGGTTCGCATTCCCCGCGCGGGCGAGTCCCGGGCATAATGCCAGCAGCCTCACGCAGATTTGGGCAATCCGCAGGGGTACGGCGCAGGCGTTTTTAAGCGCATCCTGAACGGCTTTCGCCCGCAGTTTTTTTTCATCATCTGTCTGCCTGGGCATTTTAAACGCAGAGGAAAGACTGCCGTACGCCTCGGTATCCTCCTGCGCCAGTTTCACGAGTTCCCGCCTGAGAAGAGACGTCTCGGACAAAATGCTTTTTACCTCTTCCTCGACAGATATATATTTTTCCTTGCCGACCGTAAAATTGGCCACCATCTCCATCAGCGAAGCGCCCAGAGCCGCGGCCACAGAAGCGACGCTTCCTCCGCCGGGAACAGGCCGGCCGCTCGATGCCTCTTCAAGGTATTCTGTCACCGGAAGTCCGGGAAAATATTTTTTTTCGCTCATATCAATCCACTCCTAACTATTCTCATTTCCTGTTTATTTCTTCCTGTACGCTTCGCAGTAGTTGTCGCAGTATATCTGCTTATTAAGGAGGAGTTCCGCGGTTATTGCCGAATCAACAAGGTCACGGTCACACACATCAACGATGGCGGCGTCCAATCCACGCGCAATCGCCATTACAAGATACACCTTGTTTATCAGCGGCCGGTTGTTGCATTTCTGCGAAACATTGCTCAATCCCAGCACAGCCCGGCACGGAGGATCGCAGAGCATTTTAATCTGCGATATGGTTTCAAGCACCTCAACAGCGTGTTCCTGAGCAACGTTCGCCGGAAGAATCACCGCGTCAATAAAAAGGTCGTCGGAAGGAATGCCCGCATCCGCCGCGCTTGTAATGATCTGGGCGGCAATTTCAACTCTTTGCGAGGCGTCTTTCGGAATTCCCTTTTCGTTCATTGTAAGGCCTATGACCTTTGCCCTGTATTTTTTCGCAAGCTCTAAAAGTTTCGCCAGTTTCTGCGGTTCTCCGTTGGCGGAATTAATGATCCCTTTTCCCACACCCGCAAGTTCCAGCCCTCTTTCCATTACATCGGTTTTTGTGGTGTCGATGGCAAGAGTAATATCCGTATGTTTCCTGACAGTCGTCACAAGCCATTCCATCGCTTCCATCGGCTTGTCGGAAGACGGGCCGGCGTTCACGTCGAGCGCGTCCGCGCCCTCCTTTACCTGCTCTTCAACCCAGCGTTTTATAACCGTCTCATCCTTCTCCTGAACCGCCTTTTTAATGTCATCAAACATGCCGTTAATTCTCTCGCCGATTAAATACATCTTGCCTCCTTGATCACCCTATCTTCTTCCCTTTTATTATCTTATAAGTTTCCCTGGCAATCAGAATTCCCTCGTTGCGCGGAATAACCAGTATTTTCGCTTTGCTGGATTTGCTCTCAATTCTTCCGGCGCACGCAACCGTTTTCCTGTTCTTCGCGGGATCAATTTCTATACCGAGGAATTTCGCGCCTTCAAGGATCCTTTTCCTGATCAGAGGAGAATTCACACCGATGCCGCCGGTAAATATTATCGCGTTTGCGCCCCCTAATATCCCATAGTACGAAAAGAAGTATTTCGTTGCCGCGTAGCAGAAGATGTCTATCGCAAGCTTTGAGCGCTCATCTCCTTTTTCCGCCGCAAGAATCACGTCTTTCATATTGTCGCTTACGCCGGAAAGCCCGAGAATTCCCGACTCCTTGTTCAGCATTACCTCTATTTCAGTGAAGCTCCATCCGAGCTTTGAAAGATATATTACAATTTCGGGATCGATATTACCGCAGCGGGTCGTCATCACGAGCCCTCCCAGCGGAGAAAAACCCATGGACGTATCTATGGGCGCGCCGTCTTTGATCGCCGATACCGAACACCCCTGACCCAGATGAAAGGATATTATCCTGAGCCCTTTTAACGGTTTCTTCAGTATATTCGCCGCATTCTCACACGCGTATTGATGCGAGATCCCGTGAAAACCGTACCTTCTTATCTTATGCTCCTTGGATATGTGCATCGGCAGCGCATAGTAATACGCGCTGGGAGGCATTTTCTGGTAATAAGACGTGTCAAAGACCGCTACCTGCGGCACGCCGGGAAGCAGCTTCAGCGCC
This region of Candidatus Omnitrophota bacterium genomic DNA includes:
- a CDS encoding cyclodeaminase/cyclohydrolase family protein, producing the protein MSEKKYFPGLPVTEYLEEASSGRPVPGGGSVASVAAALGASLMEMVANFTVGKEKYISVEEEVKSILSETSLLRRELVKLAQEDTEAYGSLSSAFKMPRQTDDEKKLRAKAVQDALKNACAVPLRIAQICVRLLALCPGLARAGNANLITDVGVAVNLIPAAFESALLNVEINLKSIKDADFITETRKKISVWKKEIDENRITANGLVNEKL
- a CDS encoding methyltetrahydrofolate--corrinoid methyltransferase, with the translated sequence MYLIGERINGMFDDIKKAVQEKDETVIKRWVEEQVKEGADALDVNAGPSSDKPMEAMEWLVTTVRKHTDITLAIDTTKTDVMERGLELAGVGKGIINSANGEPQKLAKLLELAKKYRAKVIGLTMNEKGIPKDASQRVEIAAQIITSAADAGIPSDDLFIDAVILPANVAQEHAVEVLETISQIKMLCDPPCRAVLGLSNVSQKCNNRPLINKVYLVMAIARGLDAAIVDVCDRDLVDSAITAELLLNKQIYCDNYCEAYRKK
- a CDS encoding acetate/propionate family kinase, which codes for MGAVGHRVVHGGEDFQGSIKITPDVRKKIYQNFQLAPLHNPFNLKAIDAALKLLPGVPQVAVFDTSYYQKMPPSAYYYALPMHISKEHKIRRYGFHGISHQYACENAANILKKPLKGLRIISFHLGQGCSVSAIKDGAPIDTSMGFSPLGGLVMTTRCGNIDPEIVIYLSKLGWSFTEIEVMLNKESGILGLSGVSDNMKDVILAAEKGDERSKLAIDIFCYAATKYFFSYYGILGGANAIIFTGGIGVNSPLIRKRILEGAKFLGIEIDPAKNRKTVACAGRIESKSSKAKILVIPRNEGILIARETYKIIKGKKIG